One segment of Sulfobacillus thermosulfidooxidans DSM 9293 DNA contains the following:
- the hemL gene encoding glutamate-1-semialdehyde 2,1-aminomutase, with translation MESYWQRAQNVLPGGVNSPVRSFKGVGGEPFFVKRGQGPYLFDDQGRQYIDFVMSYGPLILGHAHPKVVAAVSEQATQGLSYGAPTDLEVEMAETLVQAVPGLEMVRMVNSGTEATMAAIRVARGVTGRDRILKFAGSYHGHGDSLLVKAGSGAATMGVPDSLGVPKALAELTLTVPYNDVDALRTVFNAVGDQIAAVIMEPVAGNMGTVLPQPGFLDTVRQLTRQYGALWIVDEVMTGFRVAWGGASRLFGLEPDLVCLAKVIGAGMPVGAYGGKKSYMQEVAPLGPVYQAGTLSGNPVAMAAGLAQLHEIHQPDFYSQLEQKTRTLAEELVARGRAHGIAVSANTIGGMFTLFFSDMPPRNFDEVSHSDHARYRKFFHGMLEQGVFFPPSPFETAFPSWAHTEATIQATLEAADRVFQQL, from the coding sequence GTGGAGAGTTATTGGCAAAGAGCCCAGAATGTGTTACCCGGTGGAGTAAATTCCCCTGTGCGGTCTTTTAAAGGGGTGGGAGGAGAGCCGTTTTTTGTTAAACGGGGACAAGGCCCGTATTTATTTGACGATCAAGGACGCCAGTACATTGATTTTGTCATGAGTTATGGACCTCTGATTTTGGGTCATGCCCATCCCAAAGTGGTCGCCGCTGTCAGCGAGCAGGCGACCCAAGGTTTAAGCTATGGGGCTCCAACGGATTTGGAGGTGGAGATGGCCGAAACGTTGGTCCAAGCTGTGCCGGGGCTAGAAATGGTTCGGATGGTCAATTCCGGTACAGAAGCGACGATGGCAGCGATTCGGGTGGCCCGCGGCGTCACGGGACGGGACCGCATTCTCAAATTTGCCGGGTCTTATCATGGGCACGGGGATTCTCTTCTGGTCAAAGCGGGATCCGGGGCAGCCACCATGGGCGTGCCGGATTCTCTCGGCGTTCCTAAAGCCCTAGCTGAGCTCACCTTAACCGTTCCCTACAACGACGTAGATGCGCTCAGGACGGTTTTCAACGCAGTTGGAGACCAAATTGCCGCGGTGATTATGGAACCGGTGGCGGGCAATATGGGAACGGTTTTGCCTCAGCCAGGATTTTTAGACACGGTCAGACAGTTAACGCGTCAATACGGGGCGTTGTGGATCGTTGATGAGGTGATGACAGGTTTTCGGGTCGCGTGGGGTGGAGCCTCTCGCCTTTTTGGTCTGGAACCTGACCTGGTGTGTTTAGCTAAAGTGATTGGCGCTGGCATGCCCGTAGGCGCTTATGGCGGCAAAAAGTCTTATATGCAAGAAGTGGCCCCGCTTGGCCCCGTGTACCAAGCCGGCACTTTATCCGGTAATCCGGTTGCGATGGCGGCAGGATTGGCCCAACTACACGAGATCCATCAACCCGACTTTTATTCCCAATTAGAACAAAAAACCCGGACACTGGCTGAAGAATTGGTGGCACGGGGGCGGGCCCACGGCATTGCCGTGAGTGCCAATACAATAGGCGGGATGTTTACATTGTTCTTTTCGGATATGCCTCCCAGAAATTTTGATGAAGTCTCTCACAGTGATCATGCCCGGTACCGAAAATTTTTCCATGGTATGCTAGAACAAGGGGTATTCTTTCCTCCATCGCCTTTTGAAACGGCGTTTCCTTCATGGGCGCACACGGAGGCAACGATACAGGCGACGCTTGAGGCTGCGGACCGCGTCTTTCAGCAGCTATAA
- a CDS encoding NAD(P)-dependent oxidoreductase, producing MTVSINPTKQLITSITKERWILSERIGFIGLGIMGQKMARNLLRHQPINVYNRTKDRAAMLIQGGATWYDSPSTLAQASQIIFIMVTDDQALREVVLGDEGVLAGIQPGTLVVDHSTVSPQVTQELAERVRQRGGSWADAPVTGGDIGADQATLTIMVGADARDFQRVEPYLQQMGKRILHVGAVGQGQTLKLVSNMVSALNLMAAAEGLQFGLHQGLDLKDMETVMSFGSAQSYELSKILDRLKRDDFTPGFSVANRLKDLRLAIEMAQQNQFSADLGRCALPLYQKHAETGHMDLDESSYVKRWDD from the coding sequence ATGACTGTGTCGATAAATCCCACAAAACAATTGATAACCTCGATAACAAAGGAGAGATGGATCCTGAGCGAGCGGATTGGCTTTATTGGACTCGGCATTATGGGCCAAAAAATGGCGCGGAATTTACTGCGTCATCAACCGATTAATGTTTATAACCGGACGAAAGACCGGGCTGCCATGCTTATTCAGGGAGGAGCAACGTGGTACGATAGCCCCAGCACTTTGGCCCAAGCTAGCCAGATCATTTTTATCATGGTCACCGATGATCAAGCGTTACGCGAGGTGGTATTAGGCGATGAGGGCGTATTAGCAGGCATTCAGCCCGGAACTTTGGTCGTCGATCACTCCACAGTATCTCCTCAGGTGACTCAAGAATTGGCAGAACGGGTGCGCCAACGCGGAGGATCTTGGGCAGACGCACCCGTCACGGGGGGCGATATTGGGGCTGATCAGGCGACCCTAACCATTATGGTAGGAGCAGACGCAAGGGATTTTCAACGAGTTGAACCTTATTTGCAGCAAATGGGCAAACGGATATTACATGTGGGAGCGGTCGGTCAGGGTCAAACCCTGAAACTGGTATCGAACATGGTGTCGGCATTAAACTTGATGGCGGCAGCGGAAGGGTTACAATTTGGATTGCATCAAGGTCTTGATTTAAAGGATATGGAGACCGTGATGAGTTTTGGCTCAGCACAAAGTTATGAGCTGAGCAAAATCTTGGATCGCTTAAAGCGTGATGACTTTACCCCGGGATTTTCTGTAGCTAATCGCTTAAAGGATTTACGACTGGCCATCGAAATGGCTCAACAAAATCAGTTCTCGGCTGACTTAGGACGATGTGCCTTGCCTCTTTATCAAAAACATGCCGAGACGGGACACATGGATTTGGATGAATCCAGTTATGTTAAGCGCTGGGATGATTAG
- the ychF gene encoding redox-regulated ATPase YchF produces the protein MDVGLIGLPLSGKTTVFNLLTNLKADTNNFGAGKTESRRGLAPIPDPRLDRLEELYHPRKKTPATITVVDVPGLSRADNGGPNRFLNDVRMVDALVHVVRGYHSDLLGEPHLLEDIQEMELELGLSDLDLLEKRRTRINSGKKITAELKQELALIERLIDALENDRRLHQMDLPEEDLRLIRGYQFLTLKPAIWVINLDDHAFSSGQYPDKEAIEALARDKGIPVVLMAAAMEQEMEELEPEDRQIFMQDLGIEESGLARVAQAIYHKLGLISFLTAGEDEVRAWTIHEGTAAKEAAGKIHSDIERGFIRAEVVAFHDLDQAGSMVRAKELGLVRLEGKDYIMKDGDIVNFRFNV, from the coding sequence GTGGATGTTGGGCTGATTGGATTGCCATTGTCTGGCAAGACCACAGTATTTAACTTATTGACAAACTTAAAAGCTGATACCAATAACTTTGGAGCCGGAAAAACCGAATCGCGCCGGGGGCTTGCGCCTATTCCTGATCCGCGTTTGGACCGCTTAGAAGAATTGTATCATCCGCGTAAAAAGACGCCGGCTACGATTACCGTGGTGGACGTGCCCGGATTAAGCCGCGCTGATAATGGGGGACCTAACCGTTTTCTTAATGATGTGCGGATGGTCGATGCTCTCGTGCACGTAGTGCGTGGATATCATTCCGATTTGCTTGGGGAACCTCATTTGCTTGAGGATATTCAAGAAATGGAATTGGAATTAGGTTTATCCGATTTAGATCTTTTGGAGAAGCGTCGAACCCGGATTAATAGCGGCAAGAAAATTACGGCAGAGCTGAAGCAAGAATTAGCGTTGATTGAACGCCTGATTGATGCCTTAGAGAATGACCGCCGGCTGCATCAAATGGATTTACCAGAAGAGGATTTGCGTCTGATTCGGGGCTACCAATTTCTGACCCTGAAACCTGCCATATGGGTGATTAATCTCGATGATCACGCGTTTTCCTCGGGCCAATATCCTGATAAAGAGGCCATTGAAGCCTTGGCTCGTGATAAAGGGATTCCGGTTGTTTTAATGGCGGCGGCCATGGAACAGGAGATGGAAGAACTCGAACCCGAAGACCGGCAAATTTTTATGCAAGATTTGGGCATAGAAGAATCTGGATTAGCACGTGTTGCCCAAGCCATTTACCATAAACTCGGATTGATTTCGTTTTTAACAGCTGGAGAAGATGAAGTCCGGGCATGGACCATCCATGAGGGAACTGCGGCGAAAGAGGCGGCAGGCAAAATTCACTCGGACATTGAGCGCGGGTTTATTCGGGCCGAAGTGGTGGCGTTCCACGATTTAGATCAAGCAGGGAGCATGGTGCGTGCCAAAGAACTGGGACTGGTGCGACTAGAAGGAAAAGACTATATCATGAAAGATGGAGACATTGTAAACTTCCGGTTTAACGTTTAA
- a CDS encoding PD-(D/E)XK nuclease family protein — protein MTAPKSKKPKTFAPSLTGRCLRYAVMDLLGFGRMLTDETLTAMHSGASWHKTFQAELLQHSDVIGLEVPIKDGELGISGRIDAVIEENGQHIAIEYKTVHDEKFRAICQDGPIFDHWAQLALYVNIGGYDQGRLIVDNRETHERLLWTIFPDSRWKQWMTERIERAREYQQKRILPSREVSVRCLHCDRWQRCFKSEEERGEAVSSHPHWEPDPPFPDSFFLLGAHIALDEKAGNSN, from the coding sequence ATGACGGCGCCCAAATCCAAGAAACCCAAAACATTTGCGCCATCGCTGACAGGCCGGTGCCTCCGTTACGCTGTAATGGACCTGCTCGGTTTTGGACGTATGCTAACCGATGAGACGTTAACGGCTATGCACTCGGGTGCCTCATGGCACAAGACATTTCAAGCAGAGTTGCTTCAGCATAGCGATGTGATAGGTCTTGAGGTGCCTATCAAAGATGGGGAATTAGGCATCTCAGGGCGGATTGATGCGGTGATTGAAGAAAATGGGCAGCATATTGCCATCGAATACAAAACGGTGCATGACGAGAAATTTCGAGCGATATGCCAAGACGGTCCGATTTTTGATCATTGGGCTCAACTTGCGTTGTACGTCAATATTGGCGGGTACGATCAAGGCCGGTTAATTGTCGATAATCGCGAAACGCATGAACGGTTATTGTGGACGATCTTTCCCGATTCCCGTTGGAAACAGTGGATGACAGAGCGGATTGAGCGTGCCCGGGAATACCAGCAAAAACGGATCTTGCCATCTAGGGAAGTGAGTGTGCGCTGTTTGCACTGTGATCGGTGGCAACGGTGTTTCAAGAGTGAAGAAGAACGGGGAGAGGCGGTCTCATCCCATCCCCACTGGGAACCGGATCCGCCCTTCCCCGATTCGTTCTTTCTGTTGGGAGCTCATATTGCGTTGGATGAAAAAGCCGGCAATTCCAATTAA
- a CDS encoding FTR1 family iron permease, with protein MLATAVIFARESLEASLIVAIIFSYLKQTQASRNLYGQVWMGILMALTVDGILGMVIWFTIHAYTGTSLQTVLEAITYVFAAILLTAMSFWMKNHSPHLKHDLQENIEKSLNDSKGWALGLLAGVTVGREGLETTIFILAISFQTTSGAIIWGALLGLGTGLYASYVIYHLGRKLPLKSFFNVFGTLLLIFASALLADGVEDFQTLHWLPGGHWILWNTGHILSESSVLGDILHTFIGYAQSPTGLQMAVYVGFLLLTIPRYLTVSGKIPVKS; from the coding sequence GTGCTTGCCACTGCCGTGATTTTTGCCCGGGAATCTCTTGAAGCGAGTCTTATCGTGGCCATCATCTTTAGTTATTTAAAACAGACCCAGGCTTCCCGCAATCTTTATGGGCAAGTTTGGATGGGTATTCTCATGGCTTTAACGGTCGATGGCATATTAGGTATGGTCATTTGGTTCACGATTCATGCTTATACCGGGACATCCTTACAAACGGTGCTTGAAGCCATCACTTATGTTTTTGCCGCGATATTACTCACCGCCATGAGCTTTTGGATGAAAAATCACAGTCCTCATCTCAAGCACGACCTCCAAGAAAATATCGAAAAATCCTTAAACGATTCAAAAGGATGGGCTCTGGGGTTGTTAGCCGGTGTCACTGTCGGCCGTGAAGGGCTCGAGACAACCATTTTTATCCTGGCTATAAGCTTCCAGACCACGTCGGGCGCCATAATATGGGGAGCCTTGCTCGGCCTTGGCACGGGCCTTTATGCTAGTTACGTGATTTACCATTTAGGTCGTAAATTGCCATTGAAATCCTTTTTTAACGTATTTGGTACGCTACTATTGATTTTTGCCTCGGCATTGCTTGCGGACGGGGTCGAAGACTTTCAAACTCTTCATTGGTTACCGGGTGGACACTGGATTTTATGGAACACAGGTCATATTCTCAGTGAATCCAGCGTCTTGGGAGATATTCTCCATACTTTCATAGGATATGCCCAGTCCCCCACCGGATTACAAATGGCCGTCTATGTGGGATTTCTTCTTTTGACTATCCCACGCTATCTGACAGTCTCAGGGAAAATTCCGGTTAAAAGCTAA
- a CDS encoding sulfite exporter TauE/SafE family protein has protein sequence MGALLLWALGVGLLQGFLHCTGMCGPFVLAFSMSYRNQSAQAVHPPKYVIQSHLAHNLGRILSFTIMGAIFGALGHFVNTAGHATGLDAAAGILGGGMMILWALDELKTGHGGGFMEKWSLLQWGPIKKTFRKLMTIRSPRAAFIAGLILGIHPCGLIFAMLLSAAATASPLSGALILLVFGIGTSPALLSVAIAGWYGSKRLQGRKFSYIAAGLIALSGIIFMLRGLAVNGWIPEVNPWLF, from the coding sequence ATGGGAGCGTTATTGCTGTGGGCTTTAGGTGTCGGACTCTTGCAAGGGTTTCTTCACTGCACGGGCATGTGTGGTCCGTTTGTTTTGGCATTTAGTATGTCCTATCGTAATCAGTCGGCGCAAGCCGTGCATCCCCCCAAATATGTCATTCAAAGCCATTTAGCCCATAATTTAGGAAGAATTTTGTCCTTTACGATTATGGGAGCCATTTTTGGAGCGCTTGGCCACTTTGTCAATACCGCCGGCCATGCTACCGGACTTGATGCTGCCGCCGGGATTTTAGGTGGCGGAATGATGATTCTGTGGGCCCTTGATGAACTGAAGACCGGACACGGCGGCGGTTTTATGGAAAAATGGTCCTTACTTCAGTGGGGTCCAATCAAAAAGACGTTTCGAAAACTGATGACAATTCGCAGCCCCCGTGCCGCTTTCATTGCCGGATTAATTCTCGGCATTCATCCCTGCGGTTTAATTTTTGCTATGCTCTTATCAGCCGCCGCCACCGCGTCCCCACTGTCCGGAGCGCTCATTCTGCTGGTATTTGGCATTGGCACCAGTCCGGCATTGTTAAGCGTGGCCATTGCGGGTTGGTACGGGTCAAAAAGACTGCAAGGACGCAAGTTCTCTTATATTGCTGCGGGCTTAATTGCTCTTAGCGGCATTATCTTTATGCTCCGCGGTTTAGCGGTAAATGGTTGGATACCGGAGGTTAATCCATGGCTGTTTTAA
- a CDS encoding HAD family hydrolase has translation MTQALLFDLDGTILDTTELIVQSFLYTFDQGLGERVTREEVLVHFGKSLDDQFRIMRPHLSVEDITRLVSLYRTHNHRHHDQMVSLIPGANEVLRQLHQSPLSLAVVTSKRLDMTQHGLRLFGLEEIFQTIIHHDSTRHHKPHPEPILRALDELCVSAEEAWYIGDSPYDMMAAKQAGCRAIGFCYNTFTPQQLKEAGADSLVYSWSELYALWQKSFSGQ, from the coding sequence TTGACGCAGGCCTTATTATTTGATTTAGACGGCACCATTTTGGACACGACGGAGTTGATAGTGCAGAGTTTTCTCTACACCTTTGATCAAGGGCTCGGGGAGCGGGTCACCCGCGAAGAGGTGTTAGTGCATTTTGGAAAATCTTTGGATGATCAATTCCGGATTATGCGTCCTCATCTTTCGGTAGAAGACATCACACGCTTGGTTAGTCTATACCGAACCCACAACCACAGGCATCATGACCAGATGGTGTCCTTGATTCCTGGGGCGAATGAGGTACTGCGACAATTGCACCAGAGTCCGCTCTCTTTGGCCGTCGTGACGTCTAAACGGCTCGACATGACGCAACATGGTCTGAGATTATTTGGCTTAGAAGAAATATTTCAGACGATTATTCATCATGACTCAACGCGTCATCATAAACCGCATCCTGAACCCATCTTACGGGCACTTGACGAACTTTGTGTGTCCGCTGAAGAGGCTTGGTATATTGGCGATAGTCCCTATGATATGATGGCAGCCAAACAAGCCGGGTGCCGTGCCATTGGCTTTTGTTATAACACCTTTACGCCACAACAACTCAAGGAAGCGGGCGCCGATTCTCTTGTCTATTCGTGGTCTGAACTTTATGCTTTGTGGCAGAAGAGTTTTTCCGGACAATAA
- a CDS encoding heavy metal translocating P-type ATPase, whose protein sequence is MAVLTCYLCEQPVVTEVPGDGHIFCCHGCRELWRLMGDEEIKELKSRPGVNWENLRESITTPTPVLPLNADPKTVTIDIDGMWCASCSILVEQVLTRMPGVLGAQIDFATSTAQVAMDASTTSSHELEQAIIKLGYDAKERETSDEELEFDRDLVLLRRFGISVVLTIFVMMFSVPVWSGYLPQFPPTLRESLEYGLWALATPTVFFSGWPFLRGAWSSLRHGVPTMDLLISIGSLSAYGYSIYTIFSGGKYLYFDTATMFITFLLLSRNLEVGTRNRAAGVVRMLSRLSVKSAWVLRDGQEIQTDISQVHVDDQIVVRPGEKVPVDGTVIEGHSAINEAFLTGEAVPVDKKVGDIVYAGTVNSTGRLVIKALRVADDTILAQTSRFVKAAQGAQGQWRKLADRVLRIFVPSVLVFGLLTFVYWDLVAKAGTAPALLNMIAVFVIACPCALSVATPLAVLAGAQRLGGYGMLLRSDDALERASDVDTVIMDKTGTLTTGQMTLTEFWPMNPEIMQLVGSLELASEHPIAAAVIKYMEQQHITYLPIEQFTEEPGWGIKGQVAGHDVHIGQLDGTEDLSSEMKEKLNEWQEEGRTIAKVVVDEAIQALFSVEDQPRAHAKEAVSSLAHQGIQVIMATGDSEEAARVMAQKLGITRYYARQKPIDKATLVEELESQGHHVAFVGDGINDAPALVKAHLGIAMGTGSDIAIEAGHLTLTRPNLMSLVDTLTTSKQVTRIIKQNLLWALFYNALALPAAALGYTGPFIAAVAMLLSSAFVLANSLRILGFSPKRYILGTSVALGVGTSLALIAWLGL, encoded by the coding sequence ATGGCTGTTTTAACCTGTTATTTATGTGAGCAACCTGTTGTCACAGAAGTGCCAGGTGATGGACACATTTTTTGTTGTCACGGCTGCCGGGAATTATGGCGGCTAATGGGCGACGAAGAAATTAAAGAATTAAAGAGCCGTCCTGGGGTAAACTGGGAAAATTTGCGTGAAAGCATCACGACCCCCACTCCCGTATTGCCGCTGAACGCCGATCCCAAGACGGTCACTATTGATATTGATGGCATGTGGTGTGCGTCCTGTAGTATTTTGGTGGAACAAGTGCTAACCCGTATGCCTGGGGTACTGGGCGCTCAAATTGATTTCGCCACCAGCACTGCACAAGTGGCTATGGATGCCTCCACCACCTCGTCGCACGAATTAGAACAAGCCATTATCAAGCTCGGCTATGATGCCAAAGAGCGGGAAACATCTGACGAAGAGTTGGAATTCGACCGCGATTTAGTCCTCCTGCGCCGATTTGGTATTTCTGTGGTGTTAACGATTTTTGTGATGATGTTTAGTGTACCGGTATGGTCGGGCTACTTGCCCCAATTTCCCCCTACCTTGCGCGAAAGCCTGGAATACGGATTATGGGCTTTAGCGACTCCTACCGTCTTCTTTAGCGGATGGCCATTTCTTAGGGGAGCCTGGTCCTCTTTGCGTCACGGTGTGCCAACAATGGATTTGTTGATATCCATCGGGAGCCTTTCCGCCTATGGTTACAGTATCTATACCATCTTCAGTGGCGGCAAATATCTCTATTTTGATACCGCCACCATGTTTATCACCTTTTTGCTGTTAAGCCGAAACTTGGAAGTGGGCACACGCAACCGGGCTGCCGGGGTTGTCCGTATGCTTTCACGGCTGAGTGTCAAATCCGCTTGGGTGTTAAGAGACGGACAAGAAATTCAAACCGATATTTCCCAGGTCCACGTCGACGATCAAATTGTTGTGCGCCCTGGGGAAAAGGTTCCGGTCGATGGGACGGTGATTGAGGGACATTCCGCCATCAATGAAGCGTTCTTAACCGGAGAAGCCGTCCCCGTAGACAAAAAAGTCGGAGATATTGTTTATGCCGGTACCGTTAATTCCACGGGTCGTCTTGTCATTAAGGCTCTTAGGGTGGCAGATGACACCATTTTGGCACAAACGTCCCGTTTCGTTAAAGCGGCTCAAGGTGCGCAAGGACAATGGCGGAAATTAGCCGACCGCGTGTTACGCATTTTTGTGCCTTCGGTTTTAGTATTTGGACTGCTTACCTTTGTCTATTGGGATTTGGTTGCCAAAGCCGGCACGGCGCCAGCGCTTTTGAACATGATTGCCGTGTTTGTTATTGCCTGTCCTTGTGCCTTAAGCGTGGCCACACCGTTAGCCGTACTAGCCGGCGCCCAAAGATTAGGCGGCTACGGCATGTTGTTACGTAGTGATGATGCTTTAGAGCGCGCCAGCGATGTGGATACGGTCATTATGGACAAAACTGGAACCTTAACCACGGGACAAATGACCTTAACGGAGTTTTGGCCCATGAATCCCGAAATCATGCAGCTGGTCGGGTCATTGGAGCTGGCATCGGAACACCCCATTGCGGCCGCAGTGATAAAATACATGGAACAACAACACATCACCTATTTACCGATAGAACAATTCACCGAAGAACCCGGCTGGGGTATCAAAGGACAAGTGGCTGGTCATGACGTTCACATTGGACAACTAGATGGCACCGAAGACCTCTCTTCGGAGATGAAAGAAAAATTGAATGAGTGGCAAGAAGAAGGACGGACCATTGCCAAAGTGGTTGTGGATGAAGCCATTCAAGCCCTTTTCAGTGTGGAAGATCAGCCTCGGGCCCACGCCAAAGAAGCCGTTTCGTCCTTGGCACACCAAGGCATTCAAGTGATCATGGCCACGGGTGACTCAGAAGAAGCCGCACGCGTGATGGCACAAAAATTGGGTATTACCCGTTATTATGCGCGGCAAAAACCTATTGACAAGGCAACCTTGGTCGAAGAATTAGAATCACAAGGGCATCATGTGGCGTTTGTCGGAGACGGAATTAATGATGCACCGGCGCTCGTCAAAGCTCACCTGGGTATCGCAATGGGCACAGGGTCAGATATCGCGATTGAAGCGGGACACTTAACGTTGACCCGTCCCAATTTGATGAGTCTGGTTGACACATTAACCACTAGCAAACAAGTCACACGGATTATTAAGCAAAATCTATTATGGGCTTTGTTCTACAACGCTCTGGCTTTACCGGCTGCCGCCTTAGGATATACCGGTCCTTTCATTGCGGCGGTGGCGATGCTGCTTTCCTCCGCGTTTGTCTTGGCCAATTCTCTACGTATCTTAGGCTTTTCTCCCAAACGCTACATTTTGGGAACCAGTGTGGCACTCGGTGTGGGGACCTCACTGGCCCTCATTGCGTGGCTCGGTTTATAG
- a CDS encoding OsmC family protein, whose amino-acid sequence MMNVAHVDVKYTGDMQFVATAPTGHSVVIDSSPEVGGKNSGVRPMDLTLMALGGCTGIDVVSILKKMRVNLDSFTMDIDGERASDHPKVYTKIFLNYRFSTPDDAQDKISRAVHLSQEKYCSVSQMLVKSAVIEARIFINGELVETLGHS is encoded by the coding sequence ATGATGAATGTGGCACATGTTGACGTGAAATATACTGGGGATATGCAATTCGTGGCTACGGCACCGACAGGTCATTCAGTGGTCATTGACTCATCACCAGAGGTTGGGGGAAAAAACTCTGGAGTGCGGCCGATGGACTTAACGCTCATGGCACTGGGAGGATGTACGGGCATTGATGTGGTGTCCATTCTCAAAAAAATGCGGGTGAATTTGGACAGCTTTACCATGGATATTGATGGGGAACGCGCTTCAGATCATCCGAAAGTCTACACCAAAATTTTTCTTAATTACCGCTTTTCTACCCCGGATGATGCCCAAGACAAAATCTCACGGGCTGTGCACTTGAGTCAGGAAAAATATTGCAGTGTCTCACAGATGTTGGTGAAATCGGCGGTTATCGAAGCCCGGATTTTCATTAACGGGGAATTGGTCGAAACACTGGGGCACTCTTAG
- a CDS encoding metal-dependent hydrolase codes for MSLDGAELTWLGHASFVLKSPGGRYIVFDPWLEGNPKCPQEFYNWDKADYILLTHGHFDHMGSAEMLAKKTGATVISNFEIATYLASLGVANTIGMNKGGTLEFGDIKITMVYADHSSGISTDAGIIYGGEAAGFVVTLENGLSIYHAGDTNVFGDMTLIKTLYAPDVALLPIGGHYTMSPKEAAYAVELLEPKVVIPMHYGTFDALKGSPNALKDLLADKPVTLEVLQPGQQYR; via the coding sequence ATGAGCCTTGACGGGGCGGAGTTAACATGGTTAGGACACGCATCCTTTGTGCTCAAGTCACCAGGTGGACGCTATATCGTTTTTGATCCGTGGTTGGAAGGCAATCCCAAGTGCCCACAAGAATTCTATAACTGGGATAAAGCCGATTATATTCTTCTTACGCATGGACATTTTGACCATATGGGCAGTGCAGAAATGTTGGCCAAGAAAACGGGAGCGACGGTCATCAGTAATTTTGAAATTGCTACATACTTGGCGTCTTTAGGTGTCGCTAATACGATTGGCATGAACAAGGGAGGCACCTTGGAATTTGGTGACATTAAAATCACCATGGTTTATGCCGACCACAGTTCAGGCATTAGTACCGACGCGGGGATTATCTATGGCGGCGAAGCGGCGGGTTTTGTTGTGACCTTGGAAAATGGATTGAGCATTTATCATGCGGGCGATACCAATGTGTTTGGTGACATGACCTTAATTAAAACCCTGTATGCTCCTGACGTGGCGTTATTACCCATTGGCGGACACTACACCATGAGCCCCAAAGAAGCAGCCTATGCGGTTGAGCTGTTAGAACCTAAAGTCGTAATCCCGATGCATTATGGAACCTTTGATGCGCTTAAGGGAAGTCCTAATGCGTTAAAGGATTTACTGGCCGACAAGCCAGTGACCCTCGAAGTTTTACAACCCGGCCAACAATACCGGTAA
- a CDS encoding FixH family protein: protein MAGTAVWNNTSKMIWGSFFAALLSMSITGCGQTATASTTSIGKETAVIAPSRVKMTLTYQPSPPVALKPFYAKVNLVTASGQPLSQAKVVMHLTMTDMDMPPQTMTLKNDGSGHYSGQSVFLMAGPWKITTDIMSQGKTMKESFTVNVSN from the coding sequence ATGGCCGGTACGGCAGTGTGGAACAACACATCAAAAATGATTTGGGGAAGCTTTTTCGCAGCACTATTATCGATGTCAATAACAGGATGTGGTCAAACTGCGACGGCAAGTACCACATCAATCGGAAAAGAAACGGCTGTCATCGCACCATCGCGTGTGAAAATGACATTGACGTACCAGCCATCACCTCCCGTCGCATTAAAACCATTTTATGCGAAGGTTAACCTGGTAACAGCTAGTGGACAGCCCTTAAGCCAGGCCAAAGTTGTGATGCATTTAACAATGACGGATATGGATATGCCGCCCCAAACCATGACCTTGAAAAACGATGGTTCTGGACATTATAGTGGTCAAAGCGTTTTCTTAATGGCTGGCCCGTGGAAAATTACGACTGATATCATGTCACAAGGCAAAACCATGAAGGAGTCATTTACCGTTAATGTCAGCAATTAA